One region of Azoarcus sp. CIB genomic DNA includes:
- a CDS encoding ABC transporter ATP-binding protein produces MIGLRADRSLPLQALGWALPLVRERAGSVTGVVVLSCIGSAAALLPPYLMQRLVDEGIVGGKVDLVLQLCAAFLVLMLGGVLVETLSRLTYLKLSAHVLFGLREQVWRHLQTLAPTWYARTRGGEILSRLDGDVAEVQRFALDAPMALLNGAFSLAVALVLMLSLSPLLTSLVFALVPLQVAALMFSRPWLEKSTQALRKESAAMSSFFVESLRAMKFIQASNAARRQEAGLRAHHGDYFAALRRSQLASLGAGGLQRVLSGLGVLLVFAVGGSLAAGGELSVGVVVAFIAYTTRAAGPLQTLAGVFMGWQRAKVSLQRIQELAAEQPTVASPAQPVALVRPVRGELRLDAVRFGYGAEAVLEGATLDVPAGTKLALVGASGAGKSTLIDLLQRHYDPQAGRLLLDGVRLDLLDLVELRREVVVVDQDPVLMPGTVRDNLRFVAPEADEAALLRALDLAGLANFAHAGGLDKPVGASASALSRGERLRIALARAILQDPAVLILDETTSGLDLPVAQAIIAAVDRVFAGRTRIVITHNLVSVGAVDRVVELRDGRLVEPEPARSAAPLLRVV; encoded by the coding sequence GTGATCGGGCTGCGCGCGGATCGTTCCCTGCCCCTGCAGGCCCTCGGCTGGGCGCTGCCGCTGGTGCGCGAACGTGCCGGGTCGGTCACGGGCGTCGTCGTCCTTTCCTGCATCGGCTCGGCCGCGGCGCTGCTGCCGCCCTACCTCATGCAACGCCTCGTCGACGAAGGCATCGTCGGCGGCAAGGTCGATCTCGTGCTGCAGCTCTGCGCGGCCTTCCTCGTCCTGATGCTCGGCGGCGTGCTCGTCGAGACGCTGTCCCGCCTCACCTACCTGAAGCTCTCCGCGCACGTCCTTTTCGGGCTGCGCGAGCAGGTGTGGCGGCACCTGCAAACGCTCGCGCCGACCTGGTACGCGCGCACCCGCGGCGGCGAGATCCTGTCGCGGCTGGACGGAGACGTCGCCGAGGTGCAGCGCTTCGCCCTCGACGCCCCGATGGCGCTGCTGAACGGCGCATTCTCGCTGGCGGTCGCGCTGGTGCTGATGCTGTCGCTGAGCCCGCTTCTCACCTCGCTCGTGTTCGCGCTCGTGCCGCTGCAGGTCGCGGCGCTAATGTTCTCGCGCCCCTGGTTGGAAAAGAGCACGCAGGCCTTGCGCAAGGAAAGCGCGGCGATGTCGAGTTTCTTCGTCGAATCGCTGCGCGCAATGAAGTTCATCCAGGCCTCCAATGCCGCGCGGCGCCAGGAAGCGGGCCTTCGCGCGCACCACGGCGACTACTTCGCCGCGCTGCGCCGCTCGCAACTCGCCTCGCTCGGCGCGGGGGGCCTGCAGCGCGTGCTGTCGGGCCTCGGCGTGCTGCTGGTGTTCGCCGTCGGCGGCTCGCTGGCGGCGGGCGGGGAGCTCTCGGTCGGCGTCGTCGTCGCCTTCATCGCCTACACGACGCGCGCCGCGGGGCCGTTGCAGACGCTGGCGGGCGTGTTCATGGGCTGGCAGCGCGCGAAGGTCAGCCTGCAGCGCATCCAGGAGCTCGCCGCCGAGCAGCCGACGGTGGCCTCCCCGGCGCAACCGGTCGCGCTCGTCCGCCCGGTGCGCGGCGAACTGCGGCTCGACGCCGTGCGCTTCGGCTATGGCGCCGAGGCAGTGCTCGAGGGCGCGACGCTTGACGTGCCGGCCGGCACCAAGCTCGCCCTCGTCGGCGCGTCCGGTGCGGGCAAGTCGACGCTGATCGACCTGCTGCAACGCCATTATGACCCGCAGGCCGGGCGGCTCCTCCTCGACGGCGTGCGCCTCGACCTGCTCGACCTCGTCGAGCTGCGCCGCGAGGTCGTCGTCGTCGATCAGGATCCGGTCCTGATGCCCGGCACGGTACGCGACAACCTGCGCTTCGTCGCCCCGGAGGCCGACGAGGCGGCGCTGCTGCGCGCGCTGGACCTCGCCGGCCTCGCGAACTTCGCCCACGCGGGCGGCCTCGACAAACCGGTCGGCGCGTCGGCGTCCGCGCTGTCGCGCGGCGAGCGCCTGCGCATCGCGCTCGCCCGCGCGATCCTGCAGGACCCGGCGGTGCTGATCCTCGACGAGACGACCTCCGGACTGGATCTCCCGGTCGCACAGGCGATCATCGCCGCGGTCGATCGCGTCTTCGCCGGCCGCACCCGCATCGTCATCACCCACAACCTTGTGTCCGTCGGCGCGGTCGATCGCGTCGTCGAGCTGCGTGACGGCCGGCTCGTCGAGCCCGAGCCGGCCCGGTCCGCCGCACCGCTGTTGAGGGTCGTATGA
- the peaD gene encoding quinohemoprotein amine dehydrogenase subunit beta — protein MRTLPIKKALVALCCVAASLPVLAAEYLLTVTRPNNLHIVDPAKRAIVRTINLPGDGIPGAIAVPKDGKIAYVLTNRMESVVGVDLDTGKPVFRADFSTPQRRVKAFFAVAVSEDGKELYVHQAPVQLGRSEYTVEDTYIAVFDTADGMTAKPRRSFPAPRRISLMAATGKPDHLIALGWDMYLFNTRTGKLEQTFPVRHWNRPGIGEPDVLAMWGTFEQARALSTPYFVAKTDVPPDSPEAFKAGIAVFDLDAETLKVKEFENATTAMFSSVVSPVARNEAFLVMNQLTKVDTDTGKLLKRKDLDQTYYAINISGDGKELYVGGALDKIAIYDADSFEKKGEITMPGGADQSIGWMRVVKR, from the coding sequence ATGAGGACGCTACCCATCAAGAAGGCGCTCGTTGCCCTGTGCTGCGTTGCCGCCTCGCTGCCCGTGCTCGCGGCCGAATACCTGCTGACCGTCACGCGGCCCAACAACCTGCACATCGTCGATCCGGCCAAGCGCGCGATCGTCCGCACGATCAACCTGCCCGGCGACGGCATTCCCGGCGCGATCGCGGTGCCGAAGGACGGCAAGATCGCCTACGTGCTGACGAACCGCATGGAAAGCGTGGTCGGCGTCGATCTCGACACCGGCAAGCCGGTGTTCCGCGCCGATTTCTCCACGCCGCAGCGCCGCGTGAAGGCCTTCTTCGCGGTCGCGGTGAGCGAGGACGGCAAGGAGCTGTACGTGCATCAGGCGCCGGTGCAGCTCGGGCGCTCCGAGTACACGGTCGAAGACACCTACATCGCGGTCTTCGACACCGCCGACGGCATGACCGCCAAGCCGCGCCGCAGCTTCCCGGCGCCGCGCCGCATCAGCCTGATGGCCGCGACCGGCAAGCCCGACCACCTCATCGCGCTCGGCTGGGACATGTACCTCTTCAACACCAGGACCGGCAAGCTCGAGCAGACCTTCCCGGTGCGCCACTGGAACCGCCCCGGCATCGGCGAGCCGGACGTGCTCGCAATGTGGGGCACTTTCGAGCAGGCGCGTGCGCTGTCGACGCCATACTTCGTCGCGAAGACCGACGTCCCGCCCGACTCGCCCGAAGCCTTCAAGGCCGGCATCGCGGTATTCGACCTCGACGCCGAGACGCTTAAGGTGAAGGAGTTCGAGAACGCGACGACGGCGATGTTCTCGTCGGTCGTGAGCCCGGTCGCGCGCAACGAGGCCTTCCTCGTGATGAACCAGCTCACCAAGGTCGACACCGACACCGGCAAGCTCCTGAAGCGCAAGGATCTGGATCAGACCTACTATGCGATCAACATCTCGGGCGACGGCAAGGAGCTCTACGTCGGCGGCGCGCTCGACAAGATCGCGATCTACGACGCGGACAGCTTCGAGAAGAAGGGCGAGATCACGATGCCCGGCGGCGCCGACCAGTCGATCGGCTGGATGCGCGTGGTGAAGCGCTGA
- the qhpC gene encoding quinohemoprotein amine dehydrogenase subunit gamma produces the protein MKRLRALNHKAHLIEQAASDGHREEVQLMSSVVGCTTTFDPGWEVDAFGGLASLCQPMEADLYGCTDPCWWPAQLADSLNTARDWTDGKNSALRDWRELQTLFPGD, from the coding sequence ATGAAACGACTGCGAGCCCTGAACCACAAGGCGCACCTGATCGAGCAGGCGGCCAGCGACGGCCACCGCGAGGAAGTCCAGCTGATGAGCAGTGTCGTCGGTTGCACCACGACCTTCGACCCCGGCTGGGAAGTCGATGCCTTCGGCGGATTGGCGAGCCTGTGCCAGCCGATGGAAGCCGATCTCTATGGCTGCACCGACCCCTGCTGGTGGCCGGCACAGCTCGCCGACAGCCTGAACACCGCGCGCGACTGGACCGACGGCAAGAACTCGGCCCTGCGCGACTGGCGCGAACTGCAGACGCTGTTCCCTGGAGACTGA
- the peaB gene encoding quinohemoprotein amine dehydrogenase maturation protein, which translates to MTTTLQVQPHNYRAIRKGDRQVLLHVPTTSIFELDPAASDLLGLFESAPAVSADDIQSRFDGRYTPAELCDSLSDFIDLGIVAPQPKHYEIPARVVERSPLKTLVLTLTTGCNLGCSYCYREDLTSPKNSAVMDYQTGSRSIDLLMEEASENERVGIVFFGGEPLTRIAVIRDLVDYAEEKAVAAGKDVEFSLTTNATLLTDEIIDFLDTHRFGITISIDGDQAQHDRHRRTIAGGGTYKTVAMRVKRLLERYKSKPVGARVTLASGNLDVAGIYKHLHDELGFFEVGFAPATAGPDSPVGLSREELDTVFEAFKALGREYVSEAKRGKRHGFGNMQQLMTDLWMGTRKVLPCGAGVGLLAVGTSGKISLCHRFTGSELETFGDVENGIARESLSHFMTRAQAPHGACQVCPARSLCAGGCYHESYSRSGDPFQPTFEYCDQIREWTAFGLEAFGDIALANPAFFNGAIEQRSALQ; encoded by the coding sequence ATGACTACAACATTGCAGGTACAACCCCACAACTACCGTGCGATTCGCAAGGGCGACCGGCAGGTGCTGCTGCACGTGCCGACGACCTCGATCTTCGAGCTCGACCCGGCCGCATCCGACCTGCTCGGGTTGTTCGAGTCGGCGCCGGCGGTCAGTGCGGACGACATCCAGTCGCGCTTCGACGGTCGCTACACGCCGGCGGAGCTGTGCGACAGCCTCTCCGACTTCATCGACCTCGGCATCGTCGCGCCGCAGCCCAAGCACTACGAGATCCCGGCGCGCGTCGTCGAGCGTTCGCCGCTGAAGACGCTGGTGCTGACGCTCACCACCGGCTGCAACCTCGGCTGCAGCTACTGCTACCGCGAAGACCTGACTTCGCCGAAGAACTCCGCGGTGATGGACTACCAGACCGGCTCGCGCTCGATCGACCTGCTGATGGAGGAGGCAAGCGAGAACGAGCGCGTCGGCATCGTGTTCTTCGGCGGTGAGCCGCTGACCCGCATCGCGGTCATTCGCGATCTCGTCGATTACGCCGAGGAGAAGGCCGTGGCCGCTGGCAAGGACGTCGAGTTCTCGCTGACGACCAACGCGACGCTGCTCACCGACGAGATCATCGACTTCCTCGATACGCACCGCTTCGGCATCACCATCAGCATCGACGGCGACCAGGCGCAGCACGACCGCCACCGCCGCACGATCGCCGGCGGCGGCACCTACAAGACGGTCGCGATGCGCGTGAAGCGGCTGCTCGAGCGCTACAAGTCGAAGCCGGTCGGTGCGCGCGTCACGCTCGCATCCGGCAACCTCGACGTCGCAGGCATCTACAAGCATCTGCACGACGAATTGGGCTTCTTCGAGGTGGGTTTCGCGCCCGCGACCGCCGGCCCCGATTCGCCGGTCGGTCTGTCGCGCGAGGAGCTCGACACCGTGTTCGAAGCGTTCAAGGCGCTCGGCCGCGAGTATGTGTCCGAGGCCAAGCGCGGCAAGCGCCACGGCTTCGGCAACATGCAGCAGCTGATGACCGACCTGTGGATGGGCACGCGCAAAGTCCTGCCCTGCGGCGCCGGCGTCGGCCTGCTGGCGGTCGGCACCAGCGGCAAGATATCACTGTGCCACCGCTTCACCGGCTCGGAGCTCGAGACCTTCGGCGACGTCGAGAACGGCATCGCGCGCGAGTCATTGTCGCATTTCATGACCCGCGCGCAGGCCCCGCACGGCGCCTGCCAAGTGTGCCCCGCGCGCAGCCTGTGCGCCGGCGGCTGCTACCACGAATCCTATTCGCGTAGCGGCGACCCCTTCCAGCCGACCTTCGAGTACTGCGACCAGATCCGCGAATGGACCGCGTTCGGCCTCGAAGCCTTCGGCGACATCGCGCTCGCCAATCCGGCGTTCTTCAATGGCGCCATCGAACAAAGGAGTGCCCTGCAATGA
- the peaA gene encoding quinohemoprotein amine dehydrogenase subunit alpha, whose product MKAETKKHTRRRLRIAGAVALVLGMAGTTPAVAAQDPGREVIDKKCASCHLEGGKLTRIPEVRKTPEGWDMTIVRMGIWHKVELTPDERRAVVKYLADRQGLAPSEAAAFRFLTERRPNMQDAPPDEELAQMCGRCHSYGRVALQRRDENEWRKLMHTHLGQFPSAEYSALGRDRNWWEIARDKMPGRLAEMYPKNTDAWRDWSRAKHRPATGRWIVAGERPGWGAYTGTMTVTAKGSDRYEVGYELHFGPGNTVRGKGESLVYTGYEWRGTAQLGNEQTQSIFALSEDGGRMSGRWFLRKADEIGATFEAVRADKAAKNALVSVSPQMLRAGETATVTVAGAGLDAKLDLGPDVEVVEWLGKSAEQLKLRVKVAADAAPGLRKLAVGGRESDKSVAVYRQIDSVRVEPAFGIARVGGGTNPPVTAQFDAVAFLDGADGKPGTDDDVRLGSVPATWSTEPFDERAKHDEDLKFAGHMEPHGQFLPSFGGPNPARRGLNNVGNLSVVATVADGGRSLNAKGQLVVTVQRWNPTPLR is encoded by the coding sequence GTGAAGGCTGAGACCAAAAAACACACGCGCAGACGTCTGCGCATCGCCGGCGCGGTGGCGCTGGTGCTGGGGATGGCGGGCACGACGCCCGCCGTCGCGGCGCAGGACCCCGGCCGCGAGGTGATCGACAAGAAGTGCGCGAGCTGTCACCTCGAGGGCGGCAAGCTCACGCGCATCCCCGAGGTCCGCAAGACCCCCGAGGGCTGGGACATGACCATCGTGCGCATGGGCATCTGGCACAAGGTCGAGCTGACGCCCGACGAGCGCCGCGCGGTGGTGAAGTACCTCGCCGACCGGCAGGGGCTTGCGCCGTCCGAGGCCGCAGCGTTCCGCTTCCTGACCGAGCGCCGGCCGAACATGCAGGACGCGCCGCCCGACGAGGAACTGGCGCAGATGTGCGGCCGCTGCCACAGCTACGGCCGCGTCGCGCTGCAGCGGCGCGACGAGAACGAGTGGAGGAAGCTGATGCACACCCATCTCGGCCAGTTCCCCAGCGCGGAATACTCGGCGCTCGGGCGCGACCGCAACTGGTGGGAGATCGCGCGCGACAAGATGCCGGGGCGACTCGCGGAGATGTATCCGAAGAACACCGACGCGTGGCGCGACTGGAGCCGCGCGAAGCACCGGCCGGCCACCGGGCGCTGGATCGTCGCCGGCGAGCGGCCGGGCTGGGGCGCTTATACCGGTACGATGACCGTCACCGCGAAGGGCAGTGACCGCTACGAGGTCGGCTACGAGCTGCACTTCGGGCCGGGCAACACCGTGCGCGGCAAGGGCGAGTCGCTCGTCTATACCGGCTACGAATGGCGCGGCACGGCGCAACTCGGCAACGAGCAGACGCAGTCGATCTTCGCGCTGAGCGAGGACGGCGGCCGGATGAGCGGGCGCTGGTTCCTGCGTAAGGCCGACGAGATCGGGGCCACGTTCGAGGCGGTGCGCGCCGACAAGGCGGCGAAGAACGCGCTGGTGTCCGTGAGTCCGCAGATGCTGCGGGCGGGCGAGACGGCGACCGTGACGGTCGCGGGCGCCGGCCTCGATGCGAAGCTCGATCTCGGGCCGGACGTCGAGGTCGTCGAGTGGCTGGGCAAGTCCGCGGAGCAGCTGAAGCTGCGCGTGAAGGTCGCAGCCGACGCGGCGCCCGGCCTGCGCAAGCTCGCCGTCGGCGGACGCGAGTCCGACAAGAGCGTTGCCGTGTATCGCCAGATCGACTCGGTGCGCGTCGAGCCGGCCTTCGGCATCGCACGCGTCGGCGGCGGCACGAATCCGCCGGTGACCGCGCAGTTCGACGCCGTCGCCTTCCTCGACGGCGCGGACGGCAAACCCGGCACCGACGACGACGTGCGTCTGGGCAGCGTGCCGGCGACGTGGTCCACCGAGCCCTTCGACGAGCGCGCGAAGCATGACGAGGACCTGAAATTCGCCGGCCACATGGAGCCGCACGGACAGTTCCTGCCGTCCTTCGGCGGTCCCAATCCGGCACGTCGCGGCCTCAACAACGTCGGCAACCTGTCGGTCGTCGCGACCGTCGCGGACGGCGGGCGCTCGCTCAACGCGAAAGGCCAGCTGGTCGTCACCGTGCAGCGCTGGAACCCGACGCCGCTGCGCTGA
- a CDS encoding aldehyde dehydrogenase family protein, which yields MERYHGQLLSDGTRRFLERPRRMLIGAEWVEAASGETLAVIDPANGEKFASVPAGGAADIDRAVAAARRAFESGDWPKMRPVDRERLLLKFADLVEANAQELAEIESLDNGKPVTMARHVDVALVVDFLRYMAGWATKIEGSTMDVSVPIIRDREFFGFTRREPVGVVGAIIPWNFPLLMAAWKVAPALATGCTMVLKPAEETPLSALRFAELALEAGYPAGVLNVVTGLGHTAGAALASHKGVEKVAFTGSTEIGKLVGKAALDNMTRVSLELGGKSPVIVLDDADVSQAAAGAAQAIFFNQGQVCTAGSRLFVHKSRFDEVVEGLSGIAAGMKLGAGIDPTTQIGPLVSATQQKRVLGYIESGFAEGARAATGGAAGEGAGYFVKPTVLVDTSDDMKVVREEIFGPVVVAMPYDDLDEVARRANDTPYGLAASIWSNDLSRVHRLIPKIQAGTVWVNCHNILDNAMPFGGFKQSGIGREMGRAVLDLYTESKSVIMAL from the coding sequence ATGGAGCGTTACCACGGACAACTGCTGAGCGACGGCACTCGGCGCTTTCTGGAGCGCCCGCGGCGCATGCTGATCGGTGCGGAGTGGGTCGAGGCGGCGAGCGGCGAGACGCTGGCGGTCATCGATCCGGCCAACGGCGAGAAATTCGCCAGCGTGCCGGCCGGCGGGGCAGCGGACATCGACCGCGCCGTCGCAGCGGCGCGCCGCGCCTTCGAATCGGGTGATTGGCCGAAGATGCGCCCGGTCGATCGCGAGCGCCTGCTGCTGAAGTTCGCCGATCTCGTGGAAGCGAACGCCCAGGAGCTGGCCGAGATCGAGTCGCTCGACAACGGCAAGCCGGTGACGATGGCACGCCACGTCGACGTCGCGCTGGTGGTCGACTTCCTGCGCTACATGGCGGGCTGGGCGACCAAGATCGAAGGCTCGACGATGGACGTGTCGGTGCCCATCATCCGCGACCGCGAGTTCTTCGGTTTCACCCGACGCGAACCGGTGGGGGTGGTCGGCGCGATCATCCCGTGGAATTTCCCGCTGCTGATGGCGGCATGGAAGGTGGCGCCGGCACTGGCGACGGGCTGCACGATGGTGCTGAAGCCGGCCGAGGAGACGCCGCTCTCGGCGCTGCGTTTCGCGGAACTGGCGCTGGAGGCGGGTTACCCGGCCGGGGTGCTCAACGTTGTGACCGGCCTCGGCCACACGGCGGGCGCCGCGCTCGCGTCGCACAAGGGCGTCGAGAAGGTCGCCTTCACCGGCTCGACCGAGATCGGCAAGCTGGTCGGCAAGGCCGCGCTCGACAACATGACGCGCGTGTCGCTGGAGCTCGGCGGCAAGAGCCCGGTGATCGTGCTCGATGATGCCGACGTGAGTCAGGCTGCGGCGGGCGCCGCGCAGGCGATCTTCTTCAACCAGGGGCAGGTGTGCACGGCCGGCTCGCGCCTCTTCGTGCACAAGAGCCGCTTCGACGAGGTGGTCGAGGGGCTTTCCGGCATCGCTGCCGGCATGAAGCTCGGCGCAGGCATCGACCCGACGACGCAGATCGGCCCGCTCGTGTCGGCCACGCAGCAGAAGCGCGTGCTCGGCTACATCGAGAGCGGCTTTGCCGAGGGCGCGCGGGCCGCGACCGGCGGTGCGGCGGGCGAGGGCGCAGGCTACTTCGTGAAGCCGACGGTGCTGGTCGACACGAGCGACGACATGAAGGTGGTGCGCGAGGAGATCTTCGGACCGGTCGTTGTCGCGATGCCCTACGACGATCTGGACGAGGTGGCACGCCGTGCGAATGACACCCCCTACGGGCTCGCCGCGAGCATCTGGTCGAACGACCTGTCGCGCGTTCATCGCCTGATCCCGAAGATCCAGGCCGGCACGGTGTGGGTGAACTGCCACAACATCCTCGACAACGCGATGCCCTTCGGTGGCTTCAAGCAGTCCGGCATCGGGCGCGAGATGGGGCGCGCGGTGCTCGATCTGTACACCGAATCCAAGTCCGTGATCATGGCTTTGTGA
- a CDS encoding TerB family tellurite resistance protein: MLTKLMALLSGELQAEGLETGPFERRHIAVAVLLLEAMYIDHRTSEREHTAITRLLREHFALPEEAAQQLVAVADERFAEVLDDWEFAEAVRSGFNAAERREVLTMLWEVAYADGDLERLEERLVSRLAQQLDLDPDAVDAARATAVARAGLIDDGPDA; this comes from the coding sequence ATGCTGACCAAATTGATGGCCCTGCTGTCCGGCGAACTGCAGGCCGAAGGGCTGGAGACCGGGCCGTTCGAACGCCGCCACATCGCCGTTGCGGTGCTGCTGCTGGAAGCGATGTACATCGATCACCGTACCAGCGAGCGTGAGCACACTGCGATTACGCGGCTGCTGCGCGAGCACTTCGCGCTGCCCGAGGAGGCCGCGCAGCAGCTCGTCGCGGTCGCCGACGAGCGCTTCGCCGAGGTGCTCGACGACTGGGAGTTCGCGGAAGCGGTGCGTTCGGGCTTCAACGCCGCGGAGCGGCGCGAAGTGCTGACGATGCTGTGGGAGGTCGCCTATGCAGACGGCGACCTCGAGCGGCTCGAGGAACGGCTGGTGTCGCGGCTCGCACAGCAGCTCGACCTGGATCCCGACGCAGTCGATGCGGCGCGGGCCACTGCCGTGGCGCGTGCCGGGCTGATCGACGATGGGCCGGACGCCTGA